A window of the Acidobacteriota bacterium genome harbors these coding sequences:
- a CDS encoding 4a-hydroxytetrahydrobiopterin dehydratase — protein sequence MTKGQSSVSTSLDLEPAAYYQLLWESGLAGFPGPGDLPGHLKPERIQKTLAQGRAALLSPGKKSAPGPAITLPRLGDAALRERSEAFAGWRLADDNRSLVRPFVLDSSEAALGFAAFITGILQAAGSFPAMAVVLNTVWVVLTNPRVRGLTEVELALAERLSRQSPDHPSQANVS from the coding sequence ATGACGAAAGGACAATCTTCGGTCTCAACATCTCTAGATCTTGAACCGGCGGCCTACTACCAACTCCTTTGGGAGAGCGGCCTCGCCGGCTTTCCCGGCCCGGGCGACCTGCCCGGCCACCTGAAGCCGGAGCGTATCCAGAAGACCCTGGCTCAAGGCCGGGCGGCGCTCCTTTCCCCGGGCAAGAAATCCGCCCCAGGCCCCGCGATCACCCTGCCGCGACTGGGGGATGCCGCCCTGCGCGAGCGTTCCGAGGCCTTTGCGGGCTGGCGCCTGGCGGATGACAACCGCAGCCTGGTGCGGCCCTTCGTGCTCGACAGCTCGGAAGCAGCCCTTGGCTTTGCGGCGTTCATCACCGGCATTCTGCAGGCAGCGGGTTCCTTCCCGGCGATGGCGGTGGTCCTCAACACGGTGTGGGTGGTCCTCACTAACCCTCGGGTACGGGGCTTGACCGAGGTCGAGCTCGCCCTCGCCGAGCGCCTGTCGCGCCAGTCGCCGGACCATCCCTCGCAGGCGAACGTGTCGTGA